One Artemia franciscana chromosome 15, ASM3288406v1, whole genome shotgun sequence genomic window carries:
- the LOC136036534 gene encoding uncharacterized protein LOC136036534 — translation MLLQLSLQNGELLHDLTPIHKKGQRDSAENYCPISITTAVVKGLERFVNKALIEHLEINIILSISQHGFRFVRSVDTNLIQAYELVTTLFDKVLPVDMILLDLSKAFNKVFHEFLIIKLKVTGVNEGVVQWIPF, via the coding sequence ATGTTGCTCCAGTTGTCTCTTCAAAATGGGGAACTATTGCATGATTTAACCCCAATCCATAAAAAGGGACAAAGAGACTCTGCAGAAAATTACTGTCCTATAAGCATCACTACTGCAGTTGTTAAGGGGCTTGAGAGATTTGTTAACAAAGCTTTAATTGAGCATCTTGAGATCAATATCATCCTCTCCATATCACAACATGGATTCAGATTTGTTAGATCTGTGGACACTAACCTCATCCAAGcatatgaattagtgactacaTTGTTTGATAAGGTTCTTCCTGTtgacatgattcttcttgatctgtcTAAAGCATTCAACAAGGTTTTtcatgaattcctcataatcaaaCTTAAGGTTACAGGTGTCAATGAaggtgttgtacagtggattcctttctga